TGCTTGTCACTTTCCAGCGCCTTTTCAGGAGCAGCCTCGAGGGCGGCCACGCGCTCATCCGATCGCTCGCGTGTGTGCTCGGCTcctgcgaagaaacgcgcgcgAACGATCAAGGCGCAAAGCTGCAAAGGCTCAGTGACGGGgaaaagacgcgagaaacgccCACCTCGAAGAAGAACCAGTGTCATGAAGGACGCAGTGTCACAGCACCTGAAGCACACTCAGGTTTCAAAGCCTCGAAGCCTCTGCGGGCTGTCTGGCCCACGACAGAAAGCGaatgtttctgtcttccagAGAGTGCCTACAGTCGTCCATACTTCTGAAACGCACTTTGTCCTACtttgcctccttcctcgctctctccagaaGCAGCCTACTGATTTGCCTACTGACCTAATGACTTACTTTGTTCGGTGTCGTCTTTAACCGCAGACATGACCTTGAGAACGTCATTTCCGACCAACTCCGGGTGCACACAGACCTCGCTTAGCTCGGCAGCAGCGGACCGGACACTGGAGTCGGACTCTTCCGCGCTGCCAGTGCCGGCGGCCTCGGCCCGGATGGCTCGGATTCGCTCCAAAATGGCTTCGCGACTCTTCAAGTGCGCTGCAGAACATCAAACCGAGACCGCGAAGCCCACAGAGCAAGTGCTAGCTGTGAGGAAGTGTTGTGCAAACATCGAAAAATAGACTTGCCCACGGTAAATAAAAACCATCTAGATCTAAATACCTCCAGGCAAAGCATTTGCTCTTGTGTTCTGCTTCCCTCAGTACACACAGTCAACGAGTGGTGGAAGGAGGTGTCGGATGGACGTCGTTTCAACACCGCAAAACAAGCTGGAAAAAGCCATTCAGGTACGACAAAGAGGGACAGCTGTGATGGTGAGGAGCTGAGAGCGGGCAGTAAGCCGTACACGAGCGAGAGGTATACCAGAAAGCAGAACTCAACGGAAGGGCTGCGAGGGTGCGCTTTAAGCTGTCGATCCGGGGCAAAATCCCTCCTCATCACGAAAGTGACATTttgcggagacaggagagaaagtgagCAAGCTCAACATAGTCCTCCTTGAAAGTGTCGGGCGAGtcagaaagaacagaaacaTCAAAATGGTGGCAAGAGGTGTCATTCCGATTTCCAGGTATGGGATACAAACAAAGGAGTTTGCGACGACTGACGTActccaccaccccactggactgcttaagacaggTAAGTAGTTCGATGTCACCCTGTCAGTTGAAGTGCCCTGCTTACTGAAGAGGATGTTCATCTTCTGAATCGCAGTAGTCGCCGCGACGAGAAATGTGAAATCACTCGACGAAAGAATCAGCGCGCCGAGGGCGCACACCGAGGCGCAGAACCAAAGGATTGTGAAGTCCGCCATACTGTCCAGACGCTTTAACTGATATGTCCCTGCCGCAGCCTTTGACAGATAGGAAAGTGACTGGAGAAGTCAAGATTATCATCGTCGGTCAACACAAAATCTGCGAGTCTTGCAAGCCAACCGAGAAGCGAATGAGGCATTGTTTGCCGCCTGAAACGCCGGTAGCCGTCGGTTGCACGTAAGTGTCTGAGAGAAAGCACGGGCGAGAAACGTAGACTTCAGTCATCCAGGAAAGGGGAAGGACGTGGGGAAGAATTCCGCGTCCGAAGGTATCAACGCAGTGAAGCTACACAAACCCTGTGAAAACCGAAGAAGGATCCGTGCCATACCTGGCGGGATGTAGATAGGCGATGTTCGCTCCTCGAGTTGCAAAAGGAAAGGAATGCGTGAAAGGCAGCCCATCCGCAACTTTACTAAAAGCGCTGGATCCCAGTGAACAGCCTGGATGCGTagcaagaaaaagaagaccctTCCTTCTGACTGAGGACAAGCAGTCGGCAAGACACGGTGTCTGCCGTTCGGTGGGCGGGAACCTCTCTGCTGTGCCTAGTGCCGCTTTCCCTTacagctgctgctgtcttcgTCGGAAAGATGTTTTCCTCCGGGAGAGCTTCAGATGTCGACGGAAGCTTGCACAGCTTCTGCTGAGGTACCCCGCGGTGGCTTCGACGGCTGTTGAGAGGTTTTGTACGCGTGATTAAGAACTGGGGTCAAACAAGCAGGCCGACAAATCGAGGAAGCAGCAACAGAGAACCGCGGCTGAGACACCGGCTAAACCGACACACAAAAAATTGGCTGCCTTCACAAGTTGAGAGATGAATCCGACAGCCAAAGTCGACTAGCGGAAggccgcctcgccttcggtacaggcagagaacgaaacagaaagaatGGGGAATTTTACCCCATTACGAAGGGCCACTGAGACAAACCTCCAGTAAGTTTGCAAGCAACAGAACATCCAATAAGTTAGAGTCCAACATCATAGTGGAAAACGAGGTTTAGAGGGCTTGACGCACCTTGTGTGACCCTGGCGCTCGGAAGAAGCTGCCGCGagcatgcgtctctctcaggcCTACAAtcgaagtggagagaggccgGCGCACACCGCATGAGTTCGGAAAACGTCTGTTTCTTTAGCTTCCGCGCCACACTGGCAGGAGGCTCGTCTCAAACCCCATCAAAAACGCTGTGGAGTCAGAACTCGCGACTTAGGAGGTTTTAAAACGCATTCTTCCGCCTTTCCTCCAAAAACCGTCTGCGCATGTTCCCTAACAAACCTGCAGAGGCCTCTTGTCTGTTTTTATTGCCGGAGTTGCCGTGTCTGGGGACTTGTAGCCAACACATTTTTATTTGCGGTGGACGCATTGCGTCTTACCCGCGGTCATATGTGAGTTATTCAGCTGCAGAACTTCACGTACTTTGGAAATTCCGAGCTCTGTCGCCCCTGTGCGTACTCAGCCGCAGTCAAGGGTGGCCCGTTGACTTCGCTTGCAGTGGCGCCAGTGACCGAAAATAGTTGAGAATGCTGCGGTGATTTCCTTCATGTTTTTCCCACTTCGTTTCAAATCTTTTCCCTCGATACCCATCCTGCTGACCGGGGCTGACCGCGCTGCAGCGCTGGCGCATTTCGGCCGTCGCGCCTCTCCGGCGGACCTTTTTCTGCGGCACAATGTGCTTCTTGAGTTTTCAATATTTTCGGTGTCAGAGGAGTTCGAGCGAGGCTGTGGAACAGCACTTTGCCTTAGATCGCAGACTCTTTTCTCAGGTAGACGGAAGGGGTCCAAGAAGATCCTAAACGGGAGCGAAAAAGTCGCTGCAACCACGTCAGAATGAATGTGTTGGCAAGAGCTCTTCGAAGCGGCGCGACTGCCGCTCTTCAGTTGCCGCGACGAGGAATTGACGAACTTTGGAAGGGTAGGCGCGCACTGCCACCGCTCCTTAGGTGCTACAGGCCTTTTTCCGTGGTGGTTCCGTCCTCCGTGTCTACCGGCGGAAACCCGACTTCCTCCTGATTAGGGGTCCAGCCAGTGGCGTGCACTTCTCCCCAACTGTGGGCAGCCATacgcctttttttcgcttctttggACTCCGTTTCACATGCTTTCTCACTGGTGGTCTGGTGTTCTATGGGGGATTTTGGGGCGAGGGGGAAGACCACACACATTTCCCTGTCGTGATTCAGTGCAGCAATCCAGATGGAAACGAGCCCAATGCCTTCGAAACTTTAAGTGGTGGTGTACGTCAATCACGAAGAAGCGGGTTGACTGTCCCGTTCCACTGGAGTTTTATTTTGCCACTACCCCGGTTTTCTGTAATACACCTATGTATTTGCGGAAGTCGTCCAACACAAGTAGGGCTTTGCAGGGAGTAATCCTGCAGAAGCCGTCTGTTGGAACAGAGTCGCGATTATCGCGGACTCTGGTCTCAGCACTCTGCACATGTTTGAATTCTGCGCTTCTGGCGCGCGAAAAACACATGGAGCGTTGGTGAATTCTACGTCGTGGGGTGCTGGGGTGGAATGCCAATTGCGCGTCTGAGACGCTGGGTCGTTTGCGCTTAGGAAGCTACCTGGATCCCACTATTGGCGCGAaacagaaggaggcgaacgcTGTGGCGGGCGACGCGTGGCCCGCGTGTTTGCTGCGCATGAAGTCTTTTGAAGACCTTCATAAGCTTTGGTATATTTGCTTGAAGGAGAAGAATTTGCTGATGGGAGAGCGATGGGCCGCACGCCAGCACAAACAGGAAATGAAGCAGCCGGAGCGTCTGCAGAAGGTGAGTCTCAGCGAGAACGACCTGGCAGAAGCGGGGGCAGATAGAAACGGGGGCCGGAAGTGTTTTCACACAAAGGTTGAGGCCCAGATTGCGGTGGTTTCTCCTTCACGCTCGTGCAGGTGCGCCGGACGATGCGGCGAATCCTCATTGTTCTGACGAAGCGCGAGATCCAGCAGCAGTGTCTGCGGGCGAAAGATATTCTTGCAAAGCAGCAGAAACGTGAGGCACTCGAGACGCGCCGGTTCCAGCTGGAGGAAAAAATGCTTCAGCTGGAACATCGTATCCGGCGAATGGAACCTGCGCAGTCTCTTCAGAAAGAAGCCTGGCAAGCAACTCTGGATCGGTACCGCTCCGACCACGAAGACATCCTCATTCAGCTGCACCCTTTGCGAAAAGGTAAAGCAGTAGCAAAGCAGTAGCATGggcaagaaaaaaagagaaagaaaaaacttcATGTTTGACGGGGATGGGTAGAAGCGGTGGTTCGTCTACTCTTGGGCTGCGAAAGGCtcggaagaaagaggaggagctCCGGAGTTCTGGAGACTGCGATGCACAAATGTCGGTGAAGGAGTGTGTGCAATACGGTTGGGGCTACGTCGTGTAGTTCGTTTTGTGATCACCTCTGTCGAAGATAATCAGATATTGaaacgtttcttctttgagACAGTCGCACCGCCACTCCAGGGGTGAATTGTTTCTAAAGAGCCAAACTCGATCAGTCTACTCGCAAGGCGGAAGGCTCAAAGATTCGGTCTTTTCTCACCGGTCcatctcttttctgcttgcTTCTTGTGGGTGCAGAGACGACTCAGCTGCTTGCGCCGGATTGGAGGTATGAACGAAAGTACTCCGACTTACCCGGACCGATTCGGTGGAAGAAGCAGTACATTCCCGCGCTGGAAGACCAATACCGTAAACCTATTCGCTTTCACTAATCAAAACCCATCGACTCGCCTatttctcttgtcttttcgcTGGCGTCAATTTTTCCGTATAGTATTCGAACGATCTACCTGAGAACCTGGCTTTGACCTAAATGTAGAGCACCGCCGCTCCACTCTAACGAGATGCGGTTGCCAACTCCGCACTGCCTTGCTTGTCTGGACAAACAGATATGCTTTCTACCATATATTTGAacctgagaaaaaaaaggtACAACTCTAGTGGAACTTTATACCGTTCACGAATTCTTCACCAGTCGGCTACAGTGAAACAGGGCTTCCAGGATGCCGCAGTTGCCATAGTGTTTCCCAGTTCAGTGAATTCATCTCTGTTGTATAAGACTGTACCGTGTTGAGTAGTAGCGGATACTCGACTTCTCCAGTTTCGTGTTCTTGACCTGCGGTTGCTCGAGGGGCTTCGTCTCTGGTTCTTTCAATGTGAACTCGTTTTACAGAAAAGAACGACACGCTTGATTGGAATCTGACGTTCACACCCATGAAAACTGAGACGGCATGCACACTCCATAAAGTGACTCTGTATGCGCGTTTCACCACAGCGTTGCAGCAGCACCAGTAAACGGAAATCGAACAGCTGCGCTTCCTGCGGGAAAGCCACAAACGTAGAATTCCCTAACATCTATGTTACACAAATGTAATGGAGTTCCAGGATCATGGATCGGCGACAGCAAAGTCGCAGTGCTTGCGAGTCTTGTGCACTCCATTTGCCGAAATGCGAGAAAGTCAGAGTAAGGGGAATCAGTGCAGGCTCTGCTTACCCCAAGTGTCTCGGCGTTGGCTTTGCCGTACTGCAGTGACGCAAATGCAGAGAGCGTCCCTAAACTAATCTGAAATGAACGTGTGGTGGTGCCGTTTCCGAAATAGACCCGAGGTTGCGGTCTGGTGTCTCGAGTGCTCCTGGAACCATGCGACCTCCCAGGAGTCTGTGATACAGGGTTGAACTGTGTAAATATCATTGTTATGTTTACGACGGTACGCTTTTCGGCTGATGAGTTTCTCTCAATAACTGGCTGAGAGCTTTTACGAAAAATTATATCAGTGCATTACCAATTAAGTTGTGTAGCATTTCCTGTGCTCCTTAACATCACATGTATCTGTTTACATCGTACCTGAATGGTATTTGCTACCGGGAGCGAAGATAATCTAATATGTAAATCAGGTCATGGAAATCAAAGGAGCTTTCACGCTATACCTGGTGCCAGTCGAGTCGCTCAAGGATGTTTTTATCCTGTTTATGATTTAAGGGATGTAAagtctctgtacaaatgaACCACGACCCAGGACTGAATAAgtcaaatcgaataaacagagacattataTTACCTAGGATAgtgaatatgactccagtcatgagatacagacaaccaagcAGAGGAACTCAGGGTCCAACAGTCGGGCCATCTGGATCCTCACATTCAAAGATAATTCTCTGTACTCATCATACACAAGTCCCTACTTGAAAATGAAAAATCACAGAGATAGTTGCACCCTGGACTGCGGTTTTTTGTTTCTATTGTCTTGACGGTATGCACCTGAGATTAATATGTTATCCAATACGAGGTATCTTGCATGGTACTTCCGGCACAGGGCTTGATAAAAATCCAGCAGTGAAACATCAAAGTGTGCGTTGCTGCGTCTATTCTTTAACTCTTCCTCTACACGCCATGCTAGCACACAAGTGTAGAGCATCGCTTACATTACGGAAAAATCGAGTGCTTTTCTATTGGGTTTCGAGTAGAGCATTCGCTCGACTACTCTACttggcttctctgctttACTTGGCACCTGCGACTATATCACATCGTTCCCCAGGTCTTGCTGTTTGTTGCGCGAACGAGAGTCAGCTAATTCGC
This genomic interval from Toxoplasma gondii ME49 chromosome VIIb, whole genome shotgun sequence contains the following:
- a CDS encoding 39S ribosomal protein L47, mitochondrial precursor, putative (encoded by transcript TGME49_263550), whose translation is MNVLARALRSGATAALQLPRRGIDELWKGSYLDPTIGAKQKEANAVAGDAWPACLLRMKSFEDLHKLWYICLKEKNLLMGERWAARQHKQEMKQPERLQKVRRTMRRILIVLTKREIQQQCLRAKDILAKQQKREALETRRFQLEEKMLQLEHRIRRMEPAQSLQKEAWQATLDRYRSDHEDILIQLHPLRKETTQLLAPDWRYERKYSDLPGPIRWKKQYIPALEDQYRKPIRFH